One genomic window of Centropristis striata isolate RG_2023a ecotype Rhode Island chromosome 20, C.striata_1.0, whole genome shotgun sequence includes the following:
- the LOC131993210 gene encoding E3 SUMO-protein ligase EGR2-like: MELPVSLSSFGDAKDPFRAVVLKEESCCLTPLLFPPPGVCPGVCPGVCPGVCPGELLPLHADLAHYVATLRTQPVAISGKFSVESRGAGGPWTPGDVINVISADIGTPGPAEGSGSPGIYAAGAAGGGGAAGGAAGGAAGGEAGGDPGDGSMAHGHPELSHMYPPPHPHPHPAPSYSCSGDMYQDQSGSGYLSYPPQTYGPGPKASVDGALLSLLQPEYGGGGFYPQSCQRDLQGAFPERKSLPYQLDPLRVPPPLTPLNTIRNFTLGAPSAAPEGPLAAAFPSHQSLPLRPILRPRKYPNRPSKTPVHQRPYPCPAESCDRRFSRSDELSRHLRIHTGLKPFQCRICMRSFSRSDHLTTHIRTHTGEKPFSCDQCGRKFARSDERRRHMKIHLRQKEKKSSSSS, translated from the exons ATGGAGCTGCCGGTCAGTCTGAGCAGCTTTGGAGACGCCAAGGACCCGTTCAGAGCTGTTGTTCTCAAAGAGGAG AGCTGCTGTCTAACTCCCCTTCTGTTCCCTCCTCCaggtgtgtgtccaggtgtgtgtccaggtgtgtgtccaggtgtgtgtcCAGGTGAGCTGCTGCCGCTCCACGCGGACTTGGCGCACTACGTGGCAACTTTACGCACGCAGCCGGTGGCGATTAGCGGCAAGTTCTCGGTGGAGTCCCGGGGCGCGGGGGGGCCGTGGACACCTGGTGACGTCATCAACGTCATCAGCGCTGATATCGGCACCCCGGGGCCCGCGGAGGGGTCGGGGTCTCCTGGTATTTacgcagcaggagcagcaggaggaggaggagcagcaggaggagcagcaggaggagcagcaggaggagaagcaggaggagaccCGGGGGACGGCTCCATGGCGCACGGACACCCGGAGCTCAGCCACATGTACccgcccccccacccccaccctcaCCCCGCCCCCTCCTACTCCTGCAGCGGGGACATGTACCAGGACCAGTCCGGGTCCGGGTACCTGTCCTACCCCCCCCAGACCTACGGCCCGGGGCCCAAAGCCTCCGTGGACGGCGCGCTGCTGTCCCTCCTGCAGCCGGAGTACGGGGGGGGGGGCTTCTACCCGCAGAGCTGCCAGAGAGACCTGCAGGGGGCCTTCCCGGAGCGGAAGTCCCTCCCGTACCAGCTGGACCCGCTCCGGGTCCCCCCTCCTCTGACCCCCCTCAACACCATCAGGAACTTTACGCTGGGCGCGCCCTCCGCGGCCCCCGAGGGGCCCCTGGCCGCAGCTTTCCCCAGCCACCAGAGCCTCCCCCTCAGACCCATCCTCAGGCCCCGGAAGTACCCCAACCGGCCCAGCAAGACCCCGGTCCACCAGAGGCCGTACCCGTGCCCCGCGGAGAGCTGCGACCGCCGCTTCTCCCGCTCCGACGAGCTGAGCCGCCACCTGCGGATCCACACCGGACTCAAGCCGTTCCAGTGCCGGATCTGCATGCGGAGCTTCAGCCGCAGCGACCACCTCACCACCCACATCCGGACCCACACCGGGGAGAAACCCTTCTCCTGCGACCAGTGCGGCAGGAAGTTCGCCCGCAGCGACGAGAGGAGGAGACACATGAAGATCCACCTCCGGcagaaggagaagaagtcctcctccagctcctaa
- the adob gene encoding 2-aminoethanethiol (cysteamine) dioxygenase b, producing MMPADMSSLVQRVARQALATFRVPVRPGEDLGRSFLDNQNLLRSLLTEVRAADLKLVPRTASSSPTHRLHPGGPPVTYMHICETEQFSMGVFLLKGGASIPLHDHPGMHGMLKVLYGQVRISCFDRLERPPGGPQAGPPAPLLPPASVGALRRSLLRSSAVYSEEAGPCVLAPDRDNLHQIDSVDGPSAFMDILAPPYDPDDGRDCHYYKVLADPEGKDSEEIWLMEISQPPDFWCGGEPYPGPEVCL from the coding sequence ATGATGCCAGCCGACATGTCCTCCCTGGTCCAGAGAGTCGCCCGGCAGGCCCTGGCCACCTTCCGGGTCCCGGTCCGGCCCGGGGAGGATCTGGGCCGCTCCTTCCTGGACAACCAGAACCTGCTCAGGAGCCTCCTGACGGAAGTCCGAGCGGCGGACCTGAAGCTGGTCCCCCGGACCGCCAGCTCGTCCCCGACCCACCGCCTGCACCCCGGGGGGCCCCCCGTCACCTACATGCACATCTGCGAGACGGAGCAGTTCAGCATGGGGGTCTTCCTGCTGAAGGGGGGCGCCTCCATCCCGCTGCACGACCACCCGGGCATGCACGGCATGCTGAAGGTCCTGTACGGCCAGGTCCGGATCAGCTGCTTCGACCGGCTGGAGCGGCCCCCCGGCGGGCCCCAGGCGGGCCCCCCGGCCCCCCTGCTGCCCCCGGCCTCGGTGGGGGCCCTGCGGCGGTCCCTGCTGCGCTCCAGCGCGGTCTACAGCGAGGAGGCCGGGCCCTGCGTGCTGGCCCCGGACCGGGACAACCTGCACCAGATCGACTCCGTGGACGGCCCCAGCGCCTTCATGGACATCCTGGCGCCCCCCTACGACCCGGACGACGGCCGGGACTGCCACTACTACAAGGTCCTGGCGGACCCGGAGGGCAAGGACTCGGAGGAGATCTGGCTCATGGAGATCTCACAGCCCCCTGATTTCTGGTGTGGAGGGGAGCCCTACCCGGGCCCCGAGGTCTGCCTCTGA